A window from Oreochromis aureus strain Israel breed Guangdong linkage group 16, ZZ_aureus, whole genome shotgun sequence encodes these proteins:
- the LOC120433414 gene encoding uncharacterized protein LOC120433414 has product MENLSRYLDINRTLTLICCFSCIFLQAEGSSTSWMVGSRVTLHCSNNSISDLLQLTWRRNGTLLFSFKPQKASNSSSVTLSSNQKTSDSRIRRSPEAATLNLIMSTLESQMYALIIERAQKSHTGNYTCETTTDFGVFEQEWELVITEEAEAGNPLKIHIATIIVPCVCFLIFIISALTFLRQVCKKQPENITQPPTVTSQVHIYENPLELEARRQRFQIQVLPYAKRTEHKNHT; this is encoded by the exons ATGGAAAACCTTTCAAGATATCTGGACATCAATCGGACCTTGACTCTAATATGTTGCTTCTCCTGTATTTTCTTGCAAGCAG AAGGGAGCAGCACTTCCTGGATGGTCGGGAGCAGAGTGACCCTGCACTGTAGCAATAACTCAATCAGTGACCTCCTTCAACTAACATGGAGAAGGAATGGGActcttctgtttagtttcaaGCCACAGAAAGCCTCAAACAGCAGCTCTGTCACCTTAAGCAGTAATCAGAAAACATCAGACAGCAGAATTAGAAGGTCTCCTGAAGCTGCCACCCTGAATCTAATTATGTCCACATTGGAAAGCCAAATGTACGCACTAATTATAGAGAGAGCCCAGAAAAGTCACACAGGAAATTACACTTGTGAAACAACCACAGACTTTGGAGTCTTTGAACAGGAATGGGAGCTCGTCATTACAG AGGAAGCTGAAGCTGGAAATCCATTGAAAATCCATATTGCCACAATTATTGTAccttgtgtgtgtttcctgatCTTTATAATTAGTGCTTTGACCTTTCTGAGACAAGTCTGCAAAAAACAGCCAGA aaaTATCACCCAGCCTCCGACTGTGACATCG CAAGTACATATTTATGAAAACCCCCTGGAACTCGAAGCTCGCCGACAACGTTTCCAAATCCAGGTTCTCCCCTACGCAAAGAGGACTGAGCATAAGAATCACAcatag